TTAAAGATGAACGTGAGCTAGATGGTATTAATGTAGGTTATTTTAAAATTGCCAGAATGATAAATATGTTAGGTGCCGGTGGTGTTTCTGCCGATAAAGTAAATATCATCGCTGCTGTACATGGTGGTGCTACATTCACTGCCTTAAACGAGGCTAAATACAAGGCTAAATACGAAAAGGAAAATCCAAATGAAGCCGTAATAAAATTATTAAAAGATTACGGGGTAGAATTCTATGTTTGCGCACAAGCTACCGCTGCTAGAGATATTACCGCTGCAGATTTAAACCCGAATACAGAATTAGGGCTTTCTGCAATGATGGTTCTTGCCAATTACCAAATGGACGGGTATATTTTTATGCCATAAATAATTACCACATGAAAGATTTTTGGAATGAGCGTTATGACGAAGAAAGTTATGCTTATGGGAGCTCACCAAATGAATTCTTTAAACAACAATTAGATAAATTAAACGTAGGTTCTATTTTACTGCCTGCCGAAGGTGAAGGTAGAAATGCCGTCTATGCACTATCTAAAGGTTGGGAAGTATTGGCTTTCGACTTTAGTGAATCTGCAATGGTTAAAGCTAAAAAACTAGCTGCTACTTATAATTTGAACTTGGATTATCAAATAATTGATGCCCTTAAATTTAATGCTACTAAAAAGTTTGATGTAATCGCCTTCTGTTATGCGCATTTTCCTGCAGCTATTAGAAAGAAAGCAAACCAACATCTTTTAAAATCATTAAAACCAAACGGACATATCATTTTTGAGGCATTCTCTAAAAATCAACTTGGAAAACCTTCTGGCGGACCAAAAAATATAGACATGCTCTATAATATTAATGAAATTGAAGATGAGTTTATTGGAATAAATTTTGAAATTTTAGAAGAAAAGGAAATAGAATTGAACGAAGGACTTTACCATATTGGCGATGCTTCGGTTATTGATTTTACCGGTACTAAAATATAAAAAGGGACCACATTTGGTCCCTTTTTATATTCATCTATTAAAATTCATATTGAACAAAAACCGATAGATTTCTTCCTGGATCATTGATGGGTTCCGTTCCAAATTCAGCCTGATTATTAAATGCAAAATTGAGGTGATTACTATACGTTTTATCAAAAACATTTAATGCCGCAACACCTAAGGTTAGATTCTTCATTGGTATTACACCTAAACGTAAATCCATTATTTCATACCCTGGTGTAACCTGCTCTCCAAAAGAATACGCAATATTATCTTGC
Above is a window of Maribacter aquivivus DNA encoding:
- a CDS encoding class I SAM-dependent methyltransferase, with translation MKDFWNERYDEESYAYGSSPNEFFKQQLDKLNVGSILLPAEGEGRNAVYALSKGWEVLAFDFSESAMVKAKKLAATYNLNLDYQIIDALKFNATKKFDVIAFCYAHFPAAIRKKANQHLLKSLKPNGHIIFEAFSKNQLGKPSGGPKNIDMLYNINEIEDEFIGINFEILEEKEIELNEGLYHIGDASVIDFTGTKI
- a CDS encoding DsrE family protein; its protein translation is MKRALLIAIVLMGTQMITAQEWTTPVIDGYGKIKEFKDVAVQADPSKEYNLVFDLKDERELDGINVGYFKIARMINMLGAGGVSADKVNIIAAVHGGATFTALNEAKYKAKYEKENPNEAVIKLLKDYGVEFYVCAQATAARDITAADLNPNTELGLSAMMVLANYQMDGYIFMP